The following DNA comes from Streptomyces globosus.
GCAGGGCGTCGCCGCAGTCGAAGGCGCGATCTCTGGCATCAGCCGTCGGCCGCTGGCCCGCGAGGTGGAGCGTCTGGACACCAGCACCCCGGGCTGGTTCGCCATGTTCCGCAGGCTGGTGCCCGTGGACTGGCTCATCGACGCAATGCGTGCCTCCGCCGCATGGGCACCGTCCCCGCCCTGCTCGGCGTGCTCTGGCTGCCACGCTGTCCAGTGTTCGTGGATGCGGCCCTTCTTGGCTCGGTGGGGGGTGGCGGCCGGGGGTCACAGGTCGGGCGGGGACGCCCCGGAGGGCCTGGCGGCCCTCCGGGGTGGTCTGGCGGGCGCCTTCGGCGCGTTCACCGCCAGACCATCCCGCGCGAGCGCGGGACGCCAGGCCGGGCGCCTTCGGCGCGTTCACCGGCCTGGTGGCTGGCCCTGCGCAGCAAGCTGCGCGCACCGGGCCAGCCATCACCGCCCTTTGCTGTGACCCCCGGCCGGCACTCCCCACCGGGCCCGCCAATAAACCGGCTTTGACCTGCGGTTTTCGCTGACTCGTGGTGCGAAATGCTGTAAAGTTTGTCTTGTCGGAAGGGGCGGCACACCCCGACCGGCGACCAGTGTCTAGGGAAGGAAATCGAATGACCCGTCAGCTACTCCCCGCCTCTCTGGAGAACCGACGCAGGGACATCCCGGTCGTGGACTCGCTCCCGGCGAAGGGGTTCCCGGGGTACGTGAACGGCCTCCGCCGCATGGGCACCGTCCACGACGTCTACGGCTGGACCAACGTGCTCGCGCACATCAACATGTCGGCCGACGAGGCATACGCCCTCACCGACAAGCGCAGCCCGCACGCCCTGTACGAGCTGATGCTCATGTCGGCCGGAACCGAGCCCCGTCCGGGGCTGCACGACCACTCGCCGGAGTTCGGCCGGGCGCTGGGGGTCATTGCGGCCCGGTTCGCGGAGCACTGCCGCGCCTACCAGCTGAGCCCGGTGGTCTCCTGGAGCTACGACCCCCACACCGTCGACCGCGAGTCCATCCAGGGCGAAAAGCGGTTCCACGCCCACCTTGTGGGCCGTACGCAGGCCGAGCGCGCGGCCGTCGCGGCGCGGGCGGTGCGGGCGGGGCGGCTCTCCCCCGTCCGGTCGCGCCGCATCGTCGAGGAGGCGTCCGTTCTGGGGGCGCTGATCAGCACGGACATCGTGGACGGGGACGCCCTGCGGGTGCTGGAGCCGGTACCGGCGCTCTCCACCCACACGGCCACCGCGACGGCGCAGTACCGCCTGCCGGACGGCTGGGAGAGCCTGGCCAGCCCGGATCTGCACGCCGACCTGACCTACATCCACCGCAAGCTGCGGCGGATGTACGACGAGATCACGCGCGTGTGCACCACCGGCACGGCCGGAATGTGGCGGCGGCCCGTGGTCCGGGAGTTCGACCCGCAGGACATCGACGTACCGCTGCGGACGGCGACCCGGGCGACGCTCGCGCACTACCTCCGGGGGCTGCGCCCCGAGCTTCTGTCCGAGCCCGTGGAGCGGTCGCGGAAGGCGTACGTCTACCCGCTCGCCGATCTCGCCTACGCGGTGACGATCGCCGAGCAGGACGCGGGGGTGTTCCTGCACCTGCGCACCAACGTGTTCAGCGACCTGGGGGGCGCAGGAATCAGCATCATGGACGGGGTGATCGTCAAGACGAAGAAGGGAGTGGGCGACATGAGCCCCGCAGAGACCGCCGGGCGAGCCGCGTTCCAGGGCGACTTCCTGCGGATGCTCCACCGCCACCCCCAGGCCGCACGAGCCCTGTTCCCCCGCCTGTAGAACCGCAGGGCCGGACCCGGTCACCGGGTCCGGCCCCCGGTCGGACCACCCGCCCCGCCCCCTTCGTGATGATCATGAAGGGGGCGGGCGCGCGGGAAAAGGACAGCCGCAAGCGGCTGGCGTCCGCCCCTTCAAGCTCCCTTCGGTCGCGGGGCGGACCCAGGGGAAACGCCGCCCCCTGAGTGGCCTGCGGCCACGGGCGGCTCTCTTCTGCCCTCCGGGCAGGCGCTGCGCGCCGGGCCCCTTGAAGCTCCCTTCGGTCGCGGGCCCGCCCCTGCGGGGCCAAGGAGCCGCCTCCGGCGGCACCCGAAGCGGCCTGCAGACCGACATGGACGGCTCAAAATGCTGTAAGGTTTTTTGTGTCAAACCTTGCAGAGATGAGGCGCACATGCGACGGGTCGCACTGTTCGGGCCCCCGGCCACCGGGAAATCGACGCTCGCCCGCTGGCTCTCGACGGAACTGAACGAACCCCACACCGACCTCGACGACATCCTGTTCACCCCCGAGGGGCCGCTGCCGCTGGAGGAGTTCCGCCGGCAGGCCGCAGCGATCACCGCGACCGACGGATGGATTGTCGAAGGGAACTTCTCCAAGCTCGCGGACGTCGTCTGGCACCGGGCCGACACCCTGATCTGGCTCGACTTCCCGCTGCCGCTGATCCTGTACCGGATCGTCCGCCGGAGCCTGCGCCAGCTTGCCGGCCGCGAGGACAGCGCCCAGGCCCGGCGCCTCACCTGGTCCGCGGCGTTCTTCGCCCGCCGGTCCCTGCTGCGCACCGCGATCCGCAAGTACCGGACCAACCGGCCCCGGTACGCCCGGCAGATAGCCGAGACCGCCGGCCTGGGGGTCGAGGTCGTACGGCTCCGCAGCCCGCGCCAAGTCCGGCGCTGGAGGCAGCAGACAGCGAAAGGGCCGGCGGAGAGCCGCTCACGAGCGGCCCGGCACACCACCGGCCCTTAACCAGCATCTCCACGACCAGCTGACGCCGGCGCGGGGAAGCACCCCCAGCATACAAGGCGCGCCGCCCCCGACAGCCCGAAGGAACCCTGTGATCCCCCGCAACCGCCCCGTGATCAACGAACGGGACATCGCCGAGAGAGCCGGCGTCCCCCTCACCACCTGGAGACGCCGGGACGCACCAGCTTTCCGGCAACGGGTACCCGCCCTCTTCGACGGCCGCGTACTCGTCTACGACCAGGCCCAGGTCCACGCCTACCTCAACGGACAGCCCATCCCCCCGCTGCCCGCCTCACCGCACCCCGACGACCTGCTCAACGACCAGGAAGCCGCAGCCCTCCTCGGAGTGACACCCGGCACCATCCGCGCGTACGCCAGCCAGAACTACCTCCCCAGAGGCACCACCGTTTACGGCCTCCGCCTCTGGACCCGCCAGGACATCGAAGCCCGCCGCGACACCCCGCCCCGCCAAGGGCAGGGCGGCGGACGCCCCCCGGGCAAGAGCGGCCCCACTAAGGCGCACGCCTACGCAGACGACCCCCGCCTCCGCCTCGCCGCACAAGCCCTCACTGCCTCACCGGACACCCCCCGCACGCGCCTCGCTGCCGCCCTGGCCGAGCAGCACGGCAGCTCCACCCGCACCTGGGAACGCCTCCTCGCCCAGGCCGCCCGCACCCCCGCCCAGTGACAGAAGTCCATCCATCACAAATCCGGCTGGGCCACCTTGCCGCCGCCAAGCACGCCGGCCGTGGCTGGGGCTGCACCTGCGGCGCGGACAACCCCAGCGACCACGACAACATCAGCGCTTGATGCGGCCACGGATGGCAAGGACGGCGAGGGCGAGGAGGGCGGGTTCGAGGACGCGGGAGGTCATCTCGATGTAGGTCCCGATGGTGGTCAGGTCCTGGCCGCTGGAGCGGAAGACCACGGAGTTGAGCGTGACGTTCAGGGCCTTGTCGAAGCGTTTGCCGGTGAACCTGTCCCCGGTGGGGTTCTTCACGTCCTGCTTGTCGATGACGAAGGTGACGGTGCCGCCGCCCGCCGGGACGGTGCCGGTGGCTTTCTGCTTCGGGGACGACATCGGCAGGCCGAAGGCCATCAGCAGCACGACGGTGGCGACCATGGCCGCGGCGAGCCAGCCCAGGGCGCGGCCGGCGCGCAGACCGTAGCCGGAGAGCAGCCAGTACGCCCACAGCAGGCGGCGTTCAGCTTTCGGAGTGCCGCTGCGGTCGTGCCGGCGCATCTCGCACTCGCCGTAGCAGAAGCCGGCGGCCCCGGGTTCGTTCTTGCCGTCCTCGAACGCCTTGCGGAGCTGCCGGTACAGGGGGGCGATGTCGTCGGGGTCCGGGGTAAGGACGGGGTCGGGGTGGTGCAGGCCGGTACGCCACCGGCCGAGCTCGGGCGGAGCGCCGACGGGGACAGAGAGCTGTCCGGCGGTCTGCGCCCGCCAGTGCTGCTCCTCGGCCAGCGTGCGCCGACGGGTCCAGCGGACCGGGGATATGCCCTTGCGGTGCCAGCCGGTGGGGGTGGAAGCGAGGGTGGTGCGGCCCTCCAGCCGGAGCTGGTCGAGGTGGAAGGCCCCGGAGAACAGGCAGTCGGACAGGTCGGTGTCGGTCAGCACCAGATGCGCGGCGTCCACCCCCTGCACCGACACCACTCGCACCGCCCCGCTCCCCGACAACGTGCTCTCGTCCACGATCGCGGTGAGGGCGAGAGGGGCCTCGAACACCGCATGCCCAAGATCCACAGAAGCATGGCGAACCCGGACGGTCGCGGTCGACTGCCAACGGGTCCGCGTACACATCACCTGTCTCGCCGCGACCTCCAGCATTACCGGTGCCCCGAACACCGCTCCCGACAAATCCACCGTCCCCCCGCACACCACCGGGCCCCACCACGAAGTCACCAAGAACTGCACCTCGCCGAACCAGGCGTTGCTGGAGAACCGCGCCCTGTCAAACCAGGCAGTGCCGGAGAACTGCGCCAGGTCGAACCCGGCCTCTCTGGAGAACCGCGCCCGGTCGAACCTGGCGGTGCCGGAGAACTGCGCCCGGCTGAACCCGGCCATGCCGGAGAACTGCGCTTCGCTGAACCAGGCGTCGCCGGTCCAGTCATCGGCCCCCTTTGACCGCCCGGACACTGACCGAGTCGATCGCGCAGCGCGACCAGTCCAGCTCGCCGTTCACACCAAGTCGATCGAGGACCACACGGTGCAGCTTGGCCCAGACCCGCGCCGTTGACCAGTCTGCGAAACGCCGGTGCACCGTCTGCCAGGAGGCACCGAAGACCGGCGGCAACTGCCGCCAAGTACAGCCCGAGGGGCGACGAAGATGATCGCGGCCAGGACCGCACGGTCGTCGCACCGCCGCCGACCTCCGCCTTGAGCACGTATCGGCGGCTCCGGCGCCACGTCCTGGAAGATCTCCCACAGCCCGTCCGGCACCAGTCGTTCAACCATGTCCATGCCCGGAGCAACGATCTATCGCCAATCAAGACACCGCCCTACTGTGCTTGCCCGCGGGCTTCGCGGCGAGGGCCTGCTGCTCGACGTGCCGTGCCGCGATGTACAGGCCCTCGCGGTTCAGGTGCCGCGAGTAGCTCGAGTCGAGGTAGAGCACGGGCACATCGCCGGCGGCCTTCAGAAGCGCAGGGTGCAGCAGGTGCTTGATGGGGCCCGAGCCGCCGCCGTAGACGTAGACGACCTCGGTCGTCGCACCGGCCTGGGAGAGGACGTCGCCGAAGGAAGAGACGATCTCGTCGACCAGGTAGCCGGCCTCGTCCTCGACGAAGCCGACGGCGCGCTGGTGACGATTCCTCACCAGCACAGACGGCTTCGCGTGGAGGAAGTCCGCCAGCTGCTTGCGCGAGGAGAACTGCAGCGTGGCGTCCGACTCACTCATGCGCTCCATGGCGTTCATCAGCGCGGTGCCGTAGCCCTCGTCGAGCGTGGCTGCCGCCTCGGGGTTGAAACGCCCATCGGTGAAGACCGGGAAGTTCACGGTGCCCTCACCGACATCGACACCGATGGTGTTCTGCACCGCCACCAGATCGGAGGCCGAGACCCCTTCCACCACGGATGCGTCGCGAGTGCGCAGATCATCGAGAAGAGCCTGGGCCAGCGGTTCGCCCTTGTCGGTGATGGCGAACTGCGCGGAGGCACCCTCGGCCATCACCTGAACGTCGACGAACTGCAGGCGCACCGAGACCGGGGTGCTGAAGTTCTTGATCGTCACCAGGTGCACCGCGGGGTCGGAGCTGCCCAGCAGGCCGATGAACTCTGCGGCGTAGGCGTGGCGGCGCGCGACGAACTCGGAGATCGGTAGCGCCAGGCCGGCGCGTACCTGCACGCGCAGCTCGTGAGCGGGCAGCGCGCCGTTCTCGCGGACGTAGTCGCGCAGGGCCTTCGCGGCGAAGACACCCAGGACCAGGACCTTGCTCAGCTCCTGATCAGCCTTGGAGTGCTTGCCCAGTACCTCGAACTCGGTGAACTTCGAGCCGCGCACGCTCAGCGCTGCCCGGCCGAAGATCCGGCGGTCCGACGCCGCCACCAGGGTTGTGGTGAGGGAGCAGTCGATCTGGTTGTAGAAGTCTCCGGCCATCACGGAGGCCGCATCCGCGTCGGGGAGCGGCACCTTCGGCGAGGTGCGGGACGTCGAGACGACTGCGCTGGGCAGATCGATCTCGTCGAAGATCTCCCGCTTCGTATTCTGGATGACGCCCTTGACGTAGCCGTTGCCGACGTCGATGCCGCCGGTGAGGGTGATGATGTCGTTGCTGTTGGCGCTCATGAATTCGGTCCCTCGGTGTCTGTGTCGTCTGCCTGGAAAATGAGATTCACCGCGTCACTCAGCGCCGAGTACTCGCCATGATTTCGTCAATGGAGGCCTGCTTCGGAGGCTCCGGGTTCGGGCCGGTGGCACTTACCGCAGGGTCCTCGACCGTCTCAACAGGTGTTGCAACCGGCTCGGGTCGGGCCACCGGCGCTGGTGCCGTCTTCTCGACGACGGCGTCGGCCTGGTCGGAGACCACGGGCTGTGGCCGCCGAACGGGCATGGCGGCCGGACGGCGCTCGGTGACCGCCTCGTCGTCCTCGCGCTGCTCGGTGCTCTCCAGGGGCGGCCGGCCGCGACGCGGCAGCTGCTCGACGGGCTTGTAGTAGACGTCGACGTATCCGTCGCGCTGAATGGACTCCCGAATGAGCAGTCGCAGCGACTGCGAGATGTTCTCCTGCTGATCGAGCCACTCGATCACCGAGGTGTCGGCAGCGGGCACGGTCCAGCGGACCTTGCGAGGTTCACTCGGCCGATTCGCCATCGCACCCACCTCGCCCTGCCACTCGCTCCTGCACTCCATCCGGTCGTTCGCGGGATGTCTCTCGCTTTGTCACATGGACTCACCACCCTTCATGTTCTCTTTTGAATGTGAATCGCTATGAGTCGACTCTAGTGTCCCTGTCGAAGCCCATGCAAGTCCCACTCGATACACGAGTCAGGCTCCATTGGTGTCGTAAGTCGTCTCTGGTGGTGGCGCCCGTGAGACGCCGCAGTGCCCCTGCCGGAGACGGCTGGGCGCAAGCCGGGGGCGCCATGCGCCCATGAGCCCCCCGTGCAACGCAGCAAGGGCTCGCACGGGACACCTGCGAGACACCTGGCGTCAGGGCGTGGTCTCGGGTGAGCCGCACGGGGGCACACGCAGGCTTCCACTCGTGTCCCGACTGTGTCTCGTGAGAGACACCACCCGGCTTCCCGATGCAGATGTGTCCTCCGAGGGCACTGTGTGCGACACGGGGGCGGCACCGTTGGGGCGCGCGCGAGATGCCGTGCGGACACGCGTGGGACTTCGAGGGACCCAGGAGCAGCAGTCGGTGTTTCGTACGTGTCCCGGTCACGGCCCCTGCACGTTCCGATGGGTCACCGCAGAGACGCGAGGTGAGCGCTGATCCACGGGGCCGCGAGGCCTGACCGCACCCCTTGCTGCAGCCCTCCGGCGGGTACGTTGCGACGGTCACGGACGCCGGCGGAGCGTGGCCGGCACAGCTCTGAGCGGGACACCGACGCAGTGCCGGTGCGGCGGTCGGCACAGGGGCGTCATCGACCCGACGAGGTCACGCAGAGAGAGAAGGGTCGAAGGGGGGAGTAGGCCCCCACGCCCAGCGAGCGTGGGAGGAACGACGTGCTTGCGCAGCATGGGCCGCGGGGGTGGAAGAGGCTCGGAGGCATCACTGTGGAGGCCACCGCCTGGAGGAAGGCGACAACGCTCCGATACCCCTCGAGCTGCTCGCTGTGCCCGATGGGCAGATGGTCGCAGCAGCCGGGGCTCTCTTCTTCCGATGCGTCCACGAGAGACCGCCCCGGGCTTGCCGTGCAAGCGCGAACGAAACACGGCCGGGGCCGGATCGTGTCGACAAGGCAGTGCCGAACGCCCGCCTCGGCCGAGGTGCGTGACGTGCGCCGGCACGCTGCCGCAGCAGCACCGGAGCAACGACTGCGGCACAGCAAAGCCAGGTTGGTGCAGTCGGCGCAGCACGATGGTGCGAGGCCGGCTGCGCCGTCAGCGGCGAGCGATGAAGTCGAGCGTCATCCACGGCCGGAGCGACGGCGCGAGAGGACGGATCCGCTGCTGGGCGAGGGCTGTGCCGCCCGCGGCGGCAAGGGGATTCACCGGAGCTGTGCCCCGTCGCGAGCAGACCCGTACCCCGCCTCGTTCGTGCCTCACGAGGTTGGCTCGGCACGGGGGTACGGCCTTATCCCGAACGGCAAAACAGCAGTACCGCCCGAAGACGTGATGACCAGGGGAGACAGCCTGCCCCGTACCCCCGCTGAACGAAACGGGGGAGGGGTACGAGTCGAGAGGGTACGGCCCGTTTCCCCTGATGTTCCAGGCTTTCGCCACTGCTCCAGCCGGGGAACGGTGGGATGGCGACAGAGAAGTGAAAGGGCATAAGGGAATCTGATAACACGTGTCCTGAGGACCCTCGCTCCGCTCGGCCTCTTCACTCCGCTCCGATGACGTGTCAGACATGGCCGAGGGGTCCCAGAGGTCGATTGGCTCGCCGGTCCGTCGGTCGCCGGAGCCTCCTCTGGCCATGCCGGCCCTGCGCTTGAGAGACGACCCCCGACACCGCCCCGCCGCAGTCGTCCACAGACGTGTGGGCAGGGGCGAACGGTGCGGTGGTGGATGGGCGGGCACGCAGGGCCTGGCGCAGCCGAGAAGTGACGCATCGCGCGGTGGCCGGCAGTGCGATCCGGCCCGGGGTAGATCACCCCAGCGGAACCTTCCGGGTCGTCAGCCGACAGGGCCGCCACGGGAGCTGGGCTGAACATCGAGATCGCGCGGACCCGCCGGGGTCCGCACTCGATGGTCGCTACTCCACTCGAGTCCACGAAGAGGCACACCACGACATGGCCCCGGCCTGAACTCGTCCTGCGATGGAGGAGCCCGCTGCGTGCCGAAGTTGTAGAAGTCAAACAGCGAAGCCGTTGCCGAGGATGCGCTCCGGCGAAGTCGGGGACGTCGACGACGTCGACTCGACTGACGACGAGAACAGCACGGTCGTCACCGTGAACATCCCCCGCAGCGGTGACGCAATGTACATCGTCCACCTCATGCCGATGTGTGGTGACGATCGGATTCGCGTCTAGCTCCAACGGGAGAAGGACTGGCCGTGATCGGGTCCAGTACCGGGCGGCCGGAATGGGGCAGCGGCACGCAGGCCGCCGCGCCGGCACAGAGGCCAGGACCGCGGCTCTCGACTCCAGCTGTGGAGACCGCCGAGTCACCAGGAGAGGAGAATCGAATGATTGCTGAAATGATTCGAGAATCGTTCTCGCACGTCGTCCTGGTCGCCGGTTCCCGCAGCTGGAACGAGGCGAAGAGCATGCGTAAGGCGTTCGACGACGCCTGGCGCGGCCGTGGGCCCAGGAACGTCACCCGGCCGGTGCCTCTTTCGGAGCACTGTCCAAGGGGCTGACGCGAGGGTGGAACCGATGTGCGGGACGCAGGCTCGGAGCTCATCATCTTTCCCGCCGACTGGTCGGCCCGGAAGCAGCCGGATTCCAGCAGAACCAGCAGGTGGTCGACGCCGCCCGGGCCTTCCGCGAGGCCGGGGCTCAGGTACTGTGCACGGCCTTCCGCGACCTCTGCCGGAAGCCCGGATGCCCGAAGCGAAGCCAGGAGCAGCTCATGCCGGATGTGCCGGGCACTTCTCGCACGGCACCATCCGCTGCACGGCTCGAGTGTGAGCAGTGTGAGCTGTGGGGACCACATGTGATCCATCCGGTCTGAAGACGCGCGAGGGGCCCTGCAGTGTGCTGCAGGGCCCCTTGGGGGTGAATGAGAGAAATCGGCCCGGAGGCGAGCATCAGGCTCGGCGCTAGTTGCTCCGATCGATGCCGTGAGCCTCGTCGTAGGCCTTCATGACCTTCTTCGGGATGCGCCCCCGATCCGCGAACTCGTAGCCCTCTTCCTTGGCCCACGCGCGGATCTTGTCTCGCTCCTCGGCAGTCGTCTCAGGTACGACTCGCTTCTTGGGCGCAGGCTTCCCGGCTTTCCGGCTGACCTCCAGGTACGACTTCAGCGCAGCCTCAAGGGCCTTCTTCTCCTCAGCTGTGAGGTCGACTTCGTACCAGGTGTCTCCCAGGCCGAAGGTCACGGTAGCCGCATCCGGCTTACCGCTGAGATCTGACTCGACAATGCTTCGAATAGCCATACCAGTGAGGGTAGCCGATGCGCAAGGACTTTGGAAAGCCTGTCGAACTCATTCGATATAAGTGCGCCATTTGGAACACGAATGAGGCTCAAAGATGCTGGTGAATCGGCAGAAGGAGTGACTGTTACTGCTAAAATCGCAGCAACGTTGCAAGGGTGTCTCGTACCTCGTTCTCCACCGACCAGCGACCT
Coding sequences within:
- a CDS encoding helix-turn-helix domain-containing protein, translating into MIPRNRPVINERDIAERAGVPLTTWRRRDAPAFRQRVPALFDGRVLVYDQAQVHAYLNGQPIPPLPASPHPDDLLNDQEAAALLGVTPGTIRAYASQNYLPRGTTVYGLRLWTRQDIEARRDTPPRQGQGGGRPPGKSGPTKAHAYADDPRLRLAAQALTASPDTPRTRLAAALAEQHGSSTRTWERLLAQAARTPAQ
- a CDS encoding adenylate kinase is translated as MRRVALFGPPATGKSTLARWLSTELNEPHTDLDDILFTPEGPLPLEEFRRQAAAITATDGWIVEGNFSKLADVVWHRADTLIWLDFPLPLILYRIVRRSLRQLAGREDSAQARRLTWSAAFFARRSLLRTAIRKYRTNRPRYARQIAETAGLGVEVVRLRSPRQVRRWRQQTAKGPAESRSRAARHTTGP
- a CDS encoding histone-like nucleoid-structuring protein Lsr2 — protein: MAIRSIVESDLSGKPDAATVTFGLGDTWYEVDLTAEEKKALEAALKSYLEVSRKAGKPAPKKRVVPETTAEERDKIRAWAKEEGYEFADRGRIPKKVMKAYDEAHGIDRSN
- a CDS encoding ParM/StbA family protein, which codes for MSANSNDIITLTGGIDVGNGYVKGVIQNTKREIFDEIDLPSAVVSTSRTSPKVPLPDADAASVMAGDFYNQIDCSLTTTLVAASDRRIFGRAALSVRGSKFTEFEVLGKHSKADQELSKVLVLGVFAAKALRDYVRENGALPAHELRVQVRAGLALPISEFVARRHAYAAEFIGLLGSSDPAVHLVTIKNFSTPVSVRLQFVDVQVMAEGASAQFAITDKGEPLAQALLDDLRTRDASVVEGVSASDLVAVQNTIGVDVGEGTVNFPVFTDGRFNPEAAATLDEGYGTALMNAMERMSESDATLQFSSRKQLADFLHAKPSVLVRNRHQRAVGFVEDEAGYLVDEIVSSFGDVLSQAGATTEVVYVYGGGSGPIKHLLHPALLKAAGDVPVLYLDSSYSRHLNREGLYIAARHVEQQALAAKPAGKHSRAVS